In Myxococcus stipitatus, the following are encoded in one genomic region:
- a CDS encoding mechanosensitive ion channel family protein, which produces MLSFLQSNLSVAVGAVLLLILLGARASTQDQDLKRDLNGALRLLVMCLVVRLIAWALPQSTPPGLMKALLVAWMLTFAFGVIRASVGFGLKLARLRSPSVATPKILRNVIDFLLYTLAAVPILQTQLNLDLTGLVATSAVLSVVIGLALQETLGNLFAGLSLQLDKPFEVGDFIRIGEHTGRVAQVNWRSIRIMTFRRELVTLPNSVVAKEQLKNFSQDREPVGVDAQVRASYDTPPNVMKAALLDVVREIPQVLVDPAPIARTLAFDESCVRYMVRFFVNDFSLADTVTAEVYTRLWYRLRRDGVESPVPQRVVRMREDKPTPELPEHTVLRLLRAVDLFEPLADADLERLGQEVHVRRFGRDEHVIQEGDDGRTFYVLASGEVSVRAGKVQAEVTRLGQGSYFGEMSLLTGEKRAATVVALEDSILIEVDRPTFARLFGEHPGLARQLSAILAQRRTQLRAVAEASGAGTDPIPAEVGRILGRLRQIFGLHASHE; this is translated from the coding sequence TTGCTGTCCTTTCTCCAGAGCAACCTGTCCGTCGCCGTTGGTGCGGTGCTGCTCCTCATCCTGCTGGGCGCCCGAGCGTCCACCCAGGACCAGGACCTGAAGCGAGACCTGAACGGCGCGCTCCGGCTGCTGGTGATGTGCCTGGTGGTGCGCCTGATTGCATGGGCCCTGCCCCAGTCGACGCCGCCCGGGTTGATGAAGGCGCTGCTCGTCGCGTGGATGCTGACGTTCGCGTTCGGTGTCATCCGCGCGAGCGTGGGCTTCGGCCTTAAGCTGGCCAGGCTGCGCTCCCCGTCGGTGGCCACGCCGAAAATCCTGCGCAACGTCATCGACTTCCTGCTGTACACGCTGGCCGCGGTCCCCATCCTCCAGACGCAGCTCAACCTGGACCTGACGGGACTGGTGGCCACGTCGGCGGTGCTGTCGGTGGTCATCGGTCTGGCGCTGCAGGAGACGCTGGGCAACCTCTTCGCGGGCCTGTCGCTGCAGTTGGACAAGCCCTTCGAGGTGGGTGACTTCATCCGCATCGGCGAGCACACCGGCCGCGTGGCGCAGGTCAACTGGCGCTCCATCCGCATCATGACGTTCCGCCGGGAGCTGGTGACGCTGCCCAACTCGGTGGTGGCCAAGGAGCAGCTCAAGAACTTCTCCCAGGACCGCGAGCCGGTGGGCGTGGACGCGCAGGTGCGAGCCTCGTACGACACCCCGCCCAACGTGATGAAGGCCGCGCTGTTGGATGTGGTGCGGGAGATTCCGCAAGTGCTGGTGGACCCGGCGCCCATCGCCCGCACGCTCGCGTTCGACGAGTCGTGCGTGCGCTACATGGTGCGCTTCTTCGTGAATGACTTCTCGCTCGCGGACACGGTGACGGCGGAGGTCTACACACGCCTGTGGTACCGGCTGCGGCGCGACGGCGTGGAATCCCCCGTGCCCCAGCGCGTGGTGCGCATGCGCGAGGACAAGCCCACGCCGGAGCTGCCCGAACACACCGTGCTGCGGCTCCTCCGGGCCGTGGACCTCTTCGAGCCCCTGGCGGACGCGGACCTGGAGCGGCTGGGCCAGGAGGTCCACGTGCGCCGCTTCGGCCGGGACGAACACGTCATCCAGGAAGGCGATGACGGCCGGACGTTCTACGTGCTCGCGTCCGGAGAGGTCAGCGTCCGCGCTGGCAAGGTCCAGGCCGAAGTGACACGGCTGGGCCAGGGCAGCTACTTCGGCGAGATGTCGCTGCTCACGGGCGAGAAGCGCGCGGCCACGGTGGTGGCCCTCGAGGACTCCATCCTCATCGAGGTCGACCGCCCCACCTTCGCGAGGCTCTTCGGCGAACATCCTGGCCTCGCCCGGCAGCTGTCCGCCATCCTCGCGCAGCGGCGCACCCAGCTGCGCGCCGTGGCCGAAGCCAGCGGCGCCGGCACCGACCCCATCCCCGCCGAAGTGGGACGCATCCTCGGACGGCTGCGCCAGATTTTCGGGCTGCACGCCTCCCACGAATAG
- the holB gene encoding DNA polymerase III subunit delta', with amino-acid sequence MTLASVLGQPRAIDSLQAALRAGAVHHAYLFAGPEGVGKERAAVGLAQALTCPEQPDVGCGTCASCVRVARGLHPDVTWVMPDDERVSRGLAGRSDFTGTPSRDLRVEQIRGLQERLALRGLESRRKVAILVSAQAMNVQAQNAFLKTLEEPPSDTTLVLVASAMDKLLPTIRSRCSKLHFGPLPVALVAERVRAERKLDADTAQLAAIMSGGSLGRALALDVEALARRKDVVSAFESLRGEDAVGLLRFADEHGGSREDADATLELLVLWTRDVALAKVGQEDLLANRDLRTLAVEVASRHSDVALHRRHSLLEGARAAVARNGAPRLQLERMLIDLFTEASR; translated from the coding sequence ATGACGCTCGCCTCGGTGCTGGGACAGCCCCGCGCGATTGATTCACTTCAGGCGGCCCTTCGCGCGGGCGCCGTTCACCATGCGTACCTCTTCGCGGGGCCGGAGGGCGTGGGCAAGGAGCGGGCGGCCGTTGGCCTGGCCCAGGCCCTGACCTGCCCCGAACAGCCGGACGTGGGCTGCGGCACCTGCGCGAGCTGCGTGCGGGTGGCTCGTGGACTGCACCCCGATGTCACCTGGGTGATGCCCGATGATGAGCGGGTGTCGCGTGGGCTTGCGGGGCGCTCGGACTTCACGGGCACGCCGAGCCGCGACTTGCGTGTGGAGCAGATTCGAGGGCTCCAGGAGCGCCTGGCGCTGCGAGGCCTGGAGTCGCGCCGCAAGGTGGCCATCCTGGTCTCCGCGCAGGCGATGAACGTGCAGGCGCAGAACGCGTTCCTCAAGACGCTGGAGGAGCCTCCCTCCGACACCACCCTGGTGCTGGTGGCCAGCGCCATGGACAAGCTGCTGCCCACCATCCGCAGCCGCTGCAGCAAGCTTCACTTCGGTCCGCTCCCGGTGGCGCTCGTCGCCGAGCGCGTGCGCGCCGAGCGCAAGCTGGACGCGGACACCGCGCAGCTGGCGGCCATCATGTCGGGTGGAAGCCTGGGGCGGGCCCTGGCGTTGGACGTGGAGGCGCTCGCGCGGCGCAAGGACGTGGTCTCCGCCTTCGAGTCGCTGCGCGGCGAGGACGCGGTGGGGCTGTTGCGCTTCGCGGACGAGCACGGTGGCTCGCGCGAGGACGCGGACGCGACGCTGGAGTTGCTGGTGCTGTGGACGCGCGACGTGGCGTTGGCGAAGGTGGGGCAGGAGGACCTGTTGGCCAACCGGGACCTGCGTACGCTCGCGGTGGAGGTGGCCTCGCGGCACTCCGACGTGGCGCTGCACCGGCGGCACTCGCTGCTGGAAGGGGCTCGCGCGGCGGTGGCGCGCAATGGCGCGCCCCGGCTTCAGCTGGAGCGCATGCTCATCGACCTGTTCACGGAGGCCTCGCGATGA